The following are from one region of the Etheostoma spectabile isolate EspeVRDwgs_2016 chromosome 15, UIUC_Espe_1.0, whole genome shotgun sequence genome:
- the icam5 gene encoding hemicentin-2 isoform X1 produces the protein MLPLRMLGFLMLMLSLCDADNLCPTDLNPLTLDPPEVIYGYEESVVVNCISTEDNHAGMYWTVGNTDHPVEYDNSSIQVSLSNWNVKAECKINLTGTYECSKDLKITVYKNPEMVRVFSARSVPIEEETPFELQCDIKNVAPVQNLTVRWYKNNQAIREDSFPNPTKTPVNESSTFVVNIRREENGAKFRCEAQLDFGPHGPQPVTSDTYIVALHYAPELKSKTEDVYVDEADIVTLNCDAEGHPPPHFHWTCDGLNILENTNNLSITVITSTACNCTATNYLGRINRQIHVHVIPKGCPIVVTPAEMVVRFGDPASVNCSTDADVQQIGWEAPVGATSSSDPAVTWKVEKLEDWQITPLCFINLKNNNQCSKKLTITLYKTPDIVSVSALDDGPMVEGTEYHLNCDIINVAPVQKLKVTWYRGNETVHTDVFNETSKVPVDVSSTLRVTPVGDHNGAPFICKAELQLGQNGPETDTTVTSSPYMAVVHYKPVLKACPGHYGGVEHEFSMDKLPCLADGNPPPIVMWYFDGDLINASEPLNRTQSGNYTAEIYNSLGRSTTSIVITVEYGPLFSCKHHYKVKENENGRILCEPEGIPKPTITWNKDGHEIDSLQRWTKHDSGNYSLFATNKHGTANHVLHLEVLYVPVFKEGTYKKEVNLGENVIIDCSAEGNPVPEILWTSSPAVNMKNITWGRQKLIHITGATSTHAGVYSCDAINEVGRVTKSVTLTIKDKTKEVSSTSKWWLVVFIAILILILLIFILIWVHKQCKKHGQYSFVPDKTNEGSDIPMTPSNGVHA, from the exons ATGCTGCCTCTCAGGATGTTGGGCTTCCTCATGCTCATGCTTTCCCTGTGTG ATGCAGACAATTTATGCCCCACTGACCTCAACCCTCTCACCCTGGATCCCCCTGAGGTTATATATGGATATGAAGAGTCAGTGGTGGTTAACTGCATCAGCACAGAGGACAATCATGCGGGGATGTACTGGACTGTTGGAAACACAGACCATCCAGTGGAATATGACAATAGTTCTATCCAAGTGTCACTGTCAAACTGGAATGTAAAGGCAGAGTGCAAAATAAATCTAACTGGCACTTATGAATGCAGCAAAGACCTTAAAATCACTGTATACA AGAATCCAGAAATGGTCCGTGTTTTTTCTGCACGGTCTGTACCTATCGAGGAAGAGACACCATTTGAACTGCAGTGTGATATCAAAAATGTTGCTCCTGTTCAAAACCTCACTGTGAGGTGGTACAAAAACAATCAAGCCATCAGGGAAGACTCGTTCCCCAACCCAACCAAAACACCAGTAAATGAGTCTTCTACTTTTGTAGTCAACATCCGCAGAGAAGAAAACGGAGCTAAGTTCAGATGTGAGGCTCAGCTGGACTTTGGGCCACATGGACCACAACCTGTTACTTCTGACACATACATTGTAGCCTTGCACT ATGCTCCTGAGCTCAAGAGCAAAACGGAAGATGTCTATGTGGATGAGGCAGACATTGTCACCCTGAACTGTGACGCTGAGGGGCACCCTCCTCCCCACTTTCATTGGACATGTGATGGGTTAAATATCTTGGAGAACACAAATAATCTCAGCATCACAGTAATCACCAGCACAGCCTGCAACTGCACAGCTACCAACTATCTGGGAAGAATAAATAGACAAATCCATGTTCATGTGATACCTAAAG GTTGTCCCATAGTAGTGACGCCTGCTGAAATGGTGGTGAGATTTGGAGATCCAGCTTCAGTTAACTGCAGCACAGATGCAGATGTTCAACAAATAGGCTGGGAGGCACCAGTTGGAGCCACGTCAAGTTCAGATCCTGCTGTCACCTGGAAAGTTGAAAAACTGGAAGACTGGCAGATAACACCTTTGTGTTTCATTAACCTAAAAAATAATAACCAGTGTTCTAAGAAGCTAACCATTACTCTTTATA AGACTCCAGACATTGTGTCAGTCTCTGCGTTGGATGATGGGCCGATGGTGGAGGGCACAGAGTACCACTTGAATTGTGACATCATCAATGTGGCTCCTGTGCAGAAGCTCAAAGTGACGTGGTACCGCGGCAATGAAACTGTGCACACAGACGTGTTTAACGAGACCAGTAAGGTCCCAGTAGATGTGTCCTCTACCTTAAGAGTCACTCCGGTGGGAGATCACAACGGAGCACCTTTCATATGCAAGGCTGAGCTACAGCTTGGACAAAATGGACCAGAGACGGACACTACTGTAACTTCATCTCCTTACATGGCTGTTGTGCACT ATAAACCAGTGCTGAAAGCTTGTCCAGGCCATTACGGTGGTGTGGAGCATGAGTTTAGTATGGACAAGTTGCCCTGTCTAGCTGATGGGAACCCTCCACCCATTGTGATGTGGTACTTTGATGGAGACCTGATCAATGCGTCTGAGCCCCTCAACAGGACTCAATCAGGGAACTACACAGCCGAAATTTACAATAGCCTTGGCAGGAGCACCACCTCTATCGTTATCACAGTCGAAT ATGGCCCTTTATTTTCGTGTAAACATCACTACAAGGTTAAAGAGAATGAGAATGGTAGGATCCTGTGTGAACCAGAGGGAATTCCTAAACCTACCATCACCTGGAATAAAGATGGACATGAGATTGATTCTTTACAGCGCTGGACAAAGCACGATAGTGGCAATTACTCACTCTTTGCAACCAACAAACATGGAACAGCCAATCACGTTCTACATCTTGAAGTTTTGT ATGTCCCCGTGTTCAAGGAGGGAACGTACAAGAAGGAGGTGAACCTGGGTGAAAATGTGATTATTGACTGCAGTGCTGAGGGCAACCCTGTCCCTGAGATCCTTTGGACCTCCAGCCCTGCAGtaaatatgaaaaacatcacCTGGGGGCGCCAGAAGCTCATCCACATCACAGGAGCCACGTCAACCCATGCTGGTGTTTACAGCTGTGATGCCATCAATGAAGTTGGGAGAGTGACAAAATCTGTGACGCTGACGATAAAAG
- the angptl6 gene encoding angiopoietin-related protein 6, which translates to MEKTLTIGLTLFLTLCVDIQGAGGWKEGANGENTQKRSSRSSEIKGGRCSYTFIVPQQKLTGALCLNTQSASTNQSEVVALRVELRRQQEQLEKLQGQLEQEGSLATEVRALRKESSSMNSRIAQLYAQLLHEVIHKKDQALEQQRVENLLLNATTQALQVSSNYRELEKKYGALTSMMSSQNQFIARLEKQCQCRDSTQASLVTTEPPKSQPNVHPNYSSEANEMTNDVQRDQSALPPQQGKTIPSLPTIPANTTDPPFSSFPVTKTPGPWRDCQHVLESGETTSGIYLLRPQSANRLLQAWCEQSRAQGGWTVIQRRQDGSVNFFRTWEQYKQGFGNLDGEYWLGLEHLYWLTKQAQYKLRVALEDWQGRQVFAEYDSFHLEPESDWYRLRLGQYHGTAGDSLSWHNNKAFTTLDRDKDGYTGNCAHFQKGGWWYHMCAHSNLNGVWYRGGHYRSRYQDGVYWAEFHGGSYSLKRVSMMIKPT; encoded by the exons ATGGAGAAGACACTGACAATAGGTCTGACTCTTTTCTTAACGCTCTGCGTGGACATACAAGGAGCCGGAGGATGGAAAGAGGGGGCTAATGGCGAGAACACTCAGAAACGTTCATCACGATCTTCAGAAATAAAAGGAGGCCGTTGCTCCTACACTTTCATAGTTCCACAACAAAAACTGACAGGTGCACTGTGTTTGAACACGCAGTCTGCTTCTACCAACCAGTCGGAGGTGGTGGCGCTGCGGGTGGAGCTCAGACGACAGCAGGAGCAGCTGGAGAAGCTCCAGGGCCAGCTGGAGCAGGAGGGGTCACTTGCCACTGAGGTAAGAGCCCTGCGCAAAGAGAGTAGCAGCATGAATTCTCGCATTGCCCAGCTCTATGCCCAGCTGCTACATGAAGTCATCCACAAGAAAGACCAGGCTTTGGAGCAGCAGAGAGTGGAGAACCTCCTGCTAAACGCTACAACACAG GCGCTGCAGGTGTCCAGTAACTACAGGGAGCTGGAGAAGAAATATGGAGCCCTCACCTCCATGATGAGCTCCCAGAACCAGTTTATTGCTCGTCTGGAGAAGCAGTGCCAGTGCAGGGACTCCACACAGGCCTCTCTG GTGACAACTGAACCACCCAAAAGCCAGCCTAACGTGCATCCTAATTACAGCTCTGAAGCCAACGAAATGACCAATGATGTTCAAAGAGACCAAAGTGCTCTTCCGCCACAGCAGGGAAAAACTATTCCTTCCCTCCCCACCATTCCAGCCAACACCACAGACCCTCCTTTTAGTAGTTTCCCTGTCACAAAGACTCCAG GGCCTTGGCGGGACTGTCAGCATGTGCTGGAATCAGGCGAGACCACCAGCGGGATCTACCTGCTCCGTCCACAGAGTGCCAACCGCCTCCTGCAGGCCTGGTGCGAGCAGAGTCGGGCTCAGGGAGGGTGGACGGTCATCCAGAGGAGACAGGATGGCTCGGTCAACTTCTTCAGGACTTGGGAGCAGTATAAG CAAGGCTTTGGGAACCTAGACGGAGAGTACTGGCTTGGCCTGGAACACCTCTACTGGCTAACTAAACAGGCCCAATATAAGCTACGGGTGGCTTTGGAGGACTGGCAGGGCCGGCAGGTGTTTGCTGAGTATGACAGCTTTCACCTGGAGCCGGAGAGCGATTGGTACCGACTGCGGTTAGGACAATACCACGGCACCGCAGGGGACTCCCTCTCATGGCACAACAACAAGGCCTTCACCACCCTGGATCGAGACAAGGATGGCTATACCG GTAACTGCGCTCATTTTCAAAAAGGAGGCTGGTGGTACCACATGTGTGCACACTCCAATCTAAATGGTGTGTGGTATCGGGGTGGACACTACCGCAGCCGTTACCAGGATGGGGTCTACTGGGCAGAGTTCCACGGAGGGTCCTACTCTCTCAAACGAGTTTCCATGATGATCAAACCCACATAA